From the genome of Cytophagales bacterium WSM2-2:
CAGGAGCCCTGTAAATAAATCAAGGTTATTGTCCTTGTCGATAATATTCGGATTTTGCACAATCTGTAGTAAAGCTAAAGAAACGGGTTGCTGCTTCAGAAGCTCAATCAGATTTGCTTTGATTTTATCACCTTCCGCGAAATACTTTGCTCGCAGTTCATTTACTTTTTTCTCATCATTGGCAGCAGCAGCCTTCTGAAGATCATCATACAACGCCTTTAAAACAGGTGAGTTGTTCAGCATGTTCATCACTTTAGAATACAGATCGTGATCGGGAGAACCTTTTATTTCGGCAGCCCCTTGTGGAGAATTTCCATCTACGTTCAATTCGATCGTACTGCGGTCAATCATGATGTTTACACGCTGAGCTTTAAAAAAATCCACCTGGTAAATTCCTGGCTCAGTCAGATGAAGTGTTTTAGAAAATGTGTTGCTCTTCTGCAATTCAATAACCTGTGGTTGTCCGGCACCATCGTTCCTTAATTCAGTAATCGTGATCTGCCCTTGCTGGGGGTAGTTCACTTTTCCTTTAACAATAACATCCCAGCCATTGTCGTCCACTTTTTTATCGGAACTACAGCCAAGGGATGCGAAAAGAAGAAAGAAATTGATGAAGAGTCTCATTTTAAAATAATTGGTTTTTTCACGATTTAATATCCGGTAATGCCTAACGTTTCGCCAGCATTGCAAGTTTCCTCATTAACAATTCATTTGCAACCCAGGGATCAAATTTGTCGTTGGCACGACTCTTAATTTCGCCCATTAACATGTTCACAATTCCGGTTCTGCCGTTATGATACTGTTCGACCTTCAAAGGAAACTCCTTCACTACCTCCTCGACAATACCGTTTATAAAATTCCGATCGGCTGTTCCCTCAGGGGCCATTTTAAATCATGGTTTTTGCTTTAGATAAAACTGCATCAAGGCCATTCAGGTTTTTACCTCCGGCAGTGGCAAAGAACGGCTGACCTCCTCCTCCTCCATCGATTTCTTTCGCCAGTTCTTTCACCATGTTTCCGGCATGGAATTTATTTGCAGCAGCGAGCTTCTCACCGATCATTACGGTCACTTGTGGTTTATTATCTACATCGGCAGCGAGCACCATTAGCAGATCATCAAACTGGTTGCGAAGCGCATAAGCGATATTTTTCAGTGAATCCGCATTAGGCACCGTTACTTTTTCTACAATTAAAGTGTGGCCATTTGATTTGACGGCTTTGCTGGCAAGTTCATCCTTTAGTGCATTAGCTTGCTGTAGATAAACTGATTCCAGTTTCTTTTCGAGCGAGTGTTTTTCTTCGATCAGGTTTTGCAATGAAGCAGTAACATCTTTCGGATTCTTCAACAAAGATTTTAACTCACCCAATACTGCGAGTGAGCCGTCTACAAATTCCTGTGCACCTTCGGCCGTTACTGCTTCAATTCTGCGAACTCCGGCAGCAACAGAACTTTCCGATATTACTTTGAACAACCCGATTTTACCTGTGGCCGAAACGTGTGTACCTCCGCAAAGTTCAACAGAGAATTTCGGATCAAAAGTGATGACACGAACAAACTCACCGTATTTCTCACCAAACAACGCCATTGCTCCAAGCGTTTTTGCTTTCTCGATCGGCACATTGCGTTGTTCATTCAATACAATGTTTTCACGAATTTTTTCATTTACGATCGATTCTACTTTCGATATCTCTTCACTCGTCATGGCAGCAAAATGTGAGAAGTCGAAACGCAATATCTTCTCGTTCACGAGCGATCCCTTCTGCTCCACGTGTTTGCCTAGCACCTGCCTCAAAGCCGCATGCAACAAATGTGTGGCAGAGTGATTGTCCATTGTCAATTCGCGCTTGCGCTGGTCTACACGAGCAACAAATGCAGACGATAGGCTCTCGGGGAATTTTTCCGTGAAATGGACGATCAATTCATTTTCCTTTTTGGTATCAACGATGAAAATCTTTTCATTCACTGATTCGATCACACCGGTGTCCCCCACTTGCCCACCACTTTCAGCATAGAAAGGAGTCTTATCGAATACCAATTGAACCAGTTCTTTGTTCTTTTGTTTGATCTTCCGGTATTTGACAATCTTTACATCTGCTTCAAGGCTTTCATAGCCGATGAATTCCGTTTTCTTATCCTCACCAACTAAAATCCAGTCACCGGTTTCTTTGGAAGCATCCGCTTTGGAACGTTGCTTTTGCTTCGCCATTTCGTCTTTGAAACCCTGCTCATCAACTGTTAATCCTTTTTCTCTCGCAATCAACGAAGTGAGGTCAAAAGGGAAACCAAAAGTGTCATAAAGTTCAAAAGCCTGCTCTCCTGAAATTGAAGAATTAAAATTCTCGATTCGTTTCAACCCTTTCTCCAACGTCCTCAAAAACGAAATCTCCTCTTCCTGAACCACGCGTTCTACGTAATCCTGCTGCTTGTGCAATTCCGGGAATACCTCTTTAAACTGCTGCGACAACAACGGAACTAATCGATACATGAATGGTTCCTTGAAATTCAAATAGGAGAAACCGTAGCGCACAGCTCTTCTCAAAATCCTACGGATTACATAACCAGCGCCCGTGTTGCTCGGCAATTGTCCATCCGAAATGGCAAAAGCAACAGCACGGATATGGTCAGCCATGACGCGCACAGCAATGTCCTTCTTTGTATCTGTACCGTACTTATAACTATTAGCATGAAGTGCAATGAAGTCCATCAAAGGCCGGAAGACATCCGTGTCATAATTGGAAGTCTTGCGCTGGATGGCCATGCACAAACGTTCAAAGCCCATACCAGTATCTACATGCTGAGCCGGGAGTTTCTCGAGTGAGCCATCTGCTTTGCGATTGAATTCCATGAACACCAGGTTCCAGATTTCAATCACCTGGGGATGATCACTGTTGACGAACTCCTTCCCAGGTTTCTTTTTTACCTCATCTTCAGAACGTAAGTCAATATGTATCTCAGAGCAAGGACCGCAAGGACCGCTCTCACCCATTTCCCAAAAATTATCCTTCTTGATTCCGTAAATGATCCGGTCAG
Proteins encoded in this window:
- a CDS encoding thiol:disulfide interchange protein, producing the protein MDDNGWDVIVKGKVNYPQQGQITITELRNDGAGQPQVIELQKSNTFSKTLHLTEPGIYQVDFFKAQRVNIMIDRSTIELNVDGNSPQGAAEIKGSPDHDLYSKVMNMLNNSPVLKALYDDLQKAAAANDEKKVNELRAKYFAEGDKIKANLIELLKQQPVSLALLQIVQNPNIIDKDNNLDLFTGLLAKMQKEWPSYHYTREIEDLVQKMKTTAVGQFAPEIKLPNPNGDTVKLSSLRGKYVLIDFWAKWCGPCRRENPNVVKAYHKFKNKGFEVYSVSLDRTKEEWVQAIKEDGLVWTHVSDLKYFDSQAAHDYNVSGIPFSILLDKNGKILAKNLRGEALDQKLTEVIGN
- the alaS gene encoding alanine--tRNA ligase, with the translated sequence MVQFKDNFLGNAIPQSSRVADTQKCLRVSGKHNDLEDVGLDTYHHTMFEMLGNWSFGDYFKKDAIAWAWELLTEVYQLPKDRLYVTVFGGDKKDNLPVDVDAENLWKTHISADRIIYGIKKDNFWEMGESGPCGPCSEIHIDLRSEDEVKKKPGKEFVNSDHPQVIEIWNLVFMEFNRKADGSLEKLPAQHVDTGMGFERLCMAIQRKTSNYDTDVFRPLMDFIALHANSYKYGTDTKKDIAVRVMADHIRAVAFAISDGQLPSNTGAGYVIRRILRRAVRYGFSYLNFKEPFMYRLVPLLSQQFKEVFPELHKQQDYVERVVQEEEISFLRTLEKGLKRIENFNSSISGEQAFELYDTFGFPFDLTSLIAREKGLTVDEQGFKDEMAKQKQRSKADASKETGDWILVGEDKKTEFIGYESLEADVKIVKYRKIKQKNKELVQLVFDKTPFYAESGGQVGDTGVIESVNEKIFIVDTKKENELIVHFTEKFPESLSSAFVARVDQRKRELTMDNHSATHLLHAALRQVLGKHVEQKGSLVNEKILRFDFSHFAAMTSEEISKVESIVNEKIRENIVLNEQRNVPIEKAKTLGAMALFGEKYGEFVRVITFDPKFSVELCGGTHVSATGKIGLFKVISESSVAAGVRRIEAVTAEGAQEFVDGSLAVLGELKSLLKNPKDVTASLQNLIEEKHSLEKKLESVYLQQANALKDELASKAVKSNGHTLIVEKVTVPNADSLKNIAYALRNQFDDLLMVLAADVDNKPQVTVMIGEKLAAANKFHAGNMVKELAKEIDGGGGGQPFFATAGGKNLNGLDAVLSKAKTMI